One window of Vanessa atalanta chromosome 9, ilVanAtal1.2, whole genome shotgun sequence genomic DNA carries:
- the LOC125066533 gene encoding histidine-rich glycoprotein-like, producing MRGIALFGLLVVAATVHAKNVRHRREADLEEAASHLWEKGSGGEHHGDHHTEVGGSDEKGYKGYHAQDSGKKGHTLHEGNKGYFGESGGHKKNHHHDDGYFDEHHSGEKGEKGHSFEEKGHFHKGHSTKGHHGIHKLDEFKKDKHFHDKHGESGFDEGYGGYHQEGGYKKGGDFHKGHSVGDFYEKGFGEKGHHEKGGHHHEEKGHKDEGGNDEYWGQHAEHGSKGSHEDHKGWGWKGH from the coding sequence ATGAGAGGAATTGCTTTATTTGGTTTATTGGTGGTGGCAGCGACAGTGCACGCTAAAAATGTTCGACACAGGCGGGAAGCTGATCTTGAAGAAGCGGCATCACATCTTTGGGAAAAAGGATCTGGCGGTGAGCACCATGGTGATCATCATACCGAAGTAGGTGGATCTGACGAAAAAGGCTATAAGGGCTATCACGCCCAAGATTCCGGTAAAAAAGGTCACACCCTTCATGAGGGAAACAAAGGGTATTTCGGAGAAAGTGGAGGTCATAAAAAAAACCACCACCACGACGATGGATACTTTGATGAACATCATAGTGGTGAAAAGGGCGAAAAAGGTCACAGCTTTGAAGAAAAGGGACATTTTCATAAAGGACACTCCACTAAGGGTCACCATGGAATCCATAAATTAGACGAGTTCAAGAAAGATAAACACTTCCATGATAAACATGGTGAATCAGGTTTTGATGAAGGCTACGGTGGCTATCACCAGGAAGGTGGCTACAAGAAGGGAGGCGATTTCCATAAAGGACACAGTGTAGGTGATTTCTATGAAAAAGGATTTGGAGAGAAAGGTCATCACGAAAAAGGAGGTCATCACCACGAAGAAAAAGGTCATAAAGATGAAGGTGGCAACGACGAATACTGGGGTCAGCATGCAGAGCACGGCAGCAAAGGATCTCATGAGGACCACAAAGGTTGGGGCTGGAAGGgacattaa